A region from the Drosophila bipectinata strain 14024-0381.07 chromosome 3R, DbipHiC1v2, whole genome shotgun sequence genome encodes:
- the LOC108129452 gene encoding uncharacterized protein gives MPENTPRPSAKSSSKPSAKPGTKPLVTIKPNRPGVARPPLPTQHDRIWKIMKM, from the exons ATGCCCGAAAATACACCGAGGCCATCGGCAAAGTCATCTTCAAAGCCATCTGCAAAGCCAGGTACCAAGCCACTGGTCACCATCAAGCCCAATAGGCCCGGAGTAGCTCGTCCTCCATTGCCAACCCAACATGATAGG atttggaaaataatgaaGATGTAA